The nucleotide window AAATGCAATGAATACAGATGAAACGTAAAGGCTGGAAAGACAGAACAAGGATCTGGACTCCAAAAGGAGAACTGTTGAGAGGAAGGCCttggaggaagtgacatttaagcagCAACACCAGGGATGAAGAGTCACATGCCAAGAGGGTGGGCTGCTGGGTTGCAGGCAGAGGAGAGGAATGGAGCTTGGCCTGAAGCAGGGAAGGGGTTGTGGGAAGAGTGGGGAAGGTTAGGGGAGAGGCAGGATATCCTTTAGGGATACCTCAGGGGTTCTGATATTTGCAGCCAACAGCCACTGGAGTAAGACTGTCCAGGAAGCAATGTGGCTGAGTTATGTTTGTACATGATCCTTTCAGCTTGGGCATGAAGAGTGCCTGTGGAGGGCGCAAGGGACCATGGTAGAGGCTCTTTCCAGGTCTCAGCAAGGAATGAGCTGatgatgtgggggagggggagtggtgCATTGTGCACCCTGGTTTTTTGGTTCAGCCCTTGGGGACACCCCTTTAACACTCCTGTCATGGCCCGGGAGGCTGCCCCCATCACCTTGGCTAAACCACATGTGGTCCTCAAGTATCCTGAGGGAGAAAAGACATCCCTTACACATTTTCAAAATCATGAATTCTATGTTTGTGCGTGCAAAATGATATAATAAAAGATGAGAGATATCAAAGAAATTTCTCTATTGCTGTGTGTGGCTTTGGTATATGCTTCAAGATCTCTCCTATAATTTGGAATATTTAGGAAGAAAATCTGAGAAACGCTGACATAATGGAAAGCATTTGGGCATTAGGGTCAGCCAAACCTAAGTTCAAATATAACTTCTGCATGAACTAGTTGTGTAAATATGAGCAAATTAGCCTctccaagcttcagtttcctcttctataaagcAGTGCACGCGGTGGCAGGGGCGGTGCAGGGGGTAGATACCAGGGAAGGGAGCTAGatgtattacattatatattatgaatAGTCTTCAGAGCCCTTCAGATGCAGGTTCAAATGTTCTCCCAGTATTCGAATTGTATGACTTTGAGAAAATCATTTCACTTCTCAGAGCCTCTATTTCTTCTGAACACAAGAAGGTTACTGTCTTCATAGGGTTTATTGTaaacttcaaataaaataattccagtaAAGAGCTTTGCATGTTTCCTGGAACTTTATAGATGTCCACTTAAGACAGTTtgcctctgcctcagtttccctgtctatATCCAAAGGGGTTGGATTGGATGGCCCCCTGGGGCTCTCCTCAAGTTTGtcattctaaatttatttttaaaatcttgcaaGAATGAACCTGTCTGGATGCCTTGGGGCCTTGGACCCTCTCCTAGCACTTCTTGACTCCAGGTTTTTTTACCTCCGTGGTGTGGAGAATAGGCTGAGGGGCCCAGAGCAGGGGAGGCTGGGAGTGGGGTTATTTGGAGCCtggtgttttgggggtttttggggtttggggaggTTGTTTATTTGGTTTAGGGCACCataccccatggcatgtggaaattcccaggctaggggtcgaataagagctacagctgatggcccacaccacaaccacagcgacatgggatctgtgacctacaccacagctcacagcaatgcaggatccttaacccattaagcaaggtcAAGGGTCAAACTCGCATCCTTGtggcatccttgtggatactagtcggattcatttcctctgggctacaatgagaactcctgttgttttttgtttgtttgtttgttttgaggtgTCCTGGAGGCAAGGAGATTGCCCTCTCCATCCCTCTGGGTTTGGAACAAGAATCTAATCGCCCCGCCTTTATTTCCAAAACAGTTCCTGGCTCAGGCTGCAGGAACCTCCAGGCTCCAGCCCTGAGAAATCCCTTCCTCTCGGCTTGTTCCAGAGCCCTAGGCCTCCACCCAGCCCCTGAGCCCCTGAGTGGGCCGGCACCACTGAGCGGGATCCCCTGTGGTCCAAAGAGGCTGGAGGGGAAGGACGTGGGCTGGAGAGAAGACCCTCCTCCCTGGAGTGTGGGAGTGGAGGTGAGAAAAAAGAGGagctcttcccctccctcctggctttCTCTCCTCCAGCTGTCTCTCTCCCCTGCCTGACTTGCAGACTCTCATCTGCCTGGGAGACTTGCCctacttcttccttccctccttccctccctccctctcggaAAATATTTTCAGGTTGGCACTTTCCTAACTATTTCAAACCTGCTTTGAGAATTCAGTTTCTCTCCTGGGGCCCTACTTGTGTCCCAGCTCACAAGTAACACTAAGACCAGTTTTGCAAGGCTCTCATCAAGCAGACCAGGTAAGGAGATGAAGATTCCTGGGGCCTACAGTGTGTCTAGGACACCGTGTTCCAAAAGTTACATCCTGCATGTAAACTTCCCCCACATTTGCCAGGCTTGCCTGAGCACACATTGCACTAGGGGACAGCAAACtgcaactttatttttgtctccctCTGCCCCTTTATAATTTAGCAGTGAGGGAGCtctaccccacccctgccccctggtAATTCACTCCCAAGGAATCCATCTTTAGTCAAAGGTGAGACTTCTCCTCTCCCCTGCACAGGTGTGAGGCTGGCAGGACCATCTGCTCCCTCTCCCAGGCCACCTCTCTCCAGGTTGAAGGACGGAGAGGTAAAGGGACAGATGACAGGAGGGTCCTTACTTGTTTCACTGCTGGGACAGGGTGGACACTGATGACGTCTCTTCTGTGGGGTGCCTTCTGTGGGCTCCTCAGGCTTTCCCAGGTTGAGTCCTCCAACCGGAACAGTCGTGAAGctgctctatccctggccttttgCACACTTTCCTTTCACAGGCAAGTCCAGGCCTCACCCTCAGCTTCTGGTTGTCTGGTTTTCTGGTATCCACCCTGCATGGTTATCGCTGCTGGGCTGCCCtctttctgttctgatctttctGGCCCAGGCTGGCTGGGGCTGCAGAATGTCCAGTACCTTCCATCGACCAGGGAGGACAGGAAGGCCGTCAGCCCCCTTCCTGGACAGCAGAgcgctctctcttcctcttcccctttttcACGATGCATGTCCATGCCCTTTCCCCTCCCAGGGACGCtggtcacattttaaaatccaagGGTGCCCAGAGTCATAGAATGGGCTCTCAAATGGTTGTTTTGTCACTTCTTCGTTTTTTGGCCTGACCCCTCAACTTAGTGGTTTAGCGTGCAACCTCTCGTGTGACCTCGTGCCCCgctgaaaatttccattttaacacCCTCTGTAGCTCACCCACTGAGGCTTTCTTTGAGTCCTCTCTAAAGGGCTAGATATCCAGAACTAAGCTGCGCTGGTCAAGTCCCCCTTTTTTTCGGTCATTTCTGGCTACCCCGCCGAAtatgaagctcctgggccagagatcaaatggGAGCCACAGTCATGACGTAAACTCTagttatggcaacactggatccctcacccactgtgctgggccaggggtcgaatctggaTGCCCACTCCTCCTCtggatgtctttcttttttttttttttttcctttttagggccacacctgtggcatatggaagttcccaggttaggggtccaatcagagctgtagctgccagatacagccacagtaacactagatccaagccatgtctgagacctacaccaaagctcatggcaatgctggatccttaacccattgagtgaggccagggatagaatctctttcctcatggatactagtcaggtttgtaaccaacCAGCCAAGCCGCAGTGGGAACTACTGGATGCCTTTCTGACCGACTGCCAGTTAGCTCAGTGGCCAAACTTGCCTGCTCACAGGTCTCTTGCCTCCTACAGGTGACCACCATGATCCCCTGGGTGCTCTTGGCCTGCACCCTTCCTTGTGCAGCTGACCCGCTCCTTGGTGCCTTCGCTCGCAGGGACTTCCAGAAGGGATCCCCTCAACTCATCTGCAGCCTGCCTGGCCCTCAGGGCCCACCTGGccccccaggagccccagggcccTCGGGAATGGTGGGAAGAATGGGCTTTCCAGGCAGAGATGGCCAGGATGGCCAGGACGGGGACCGGGGGAACAGCGGAGAGGAAGGTAAGAGCCCAGTGCCTGTCCCTCCTGTTCCCACCTGTGGTGACTGCATCTGACACAAAAAAACACAGCAGGGGgaggaaattaaattatttgctcCAAATACTATTGTGATCATTCatttttagagggttttttttttactatgtatataatttatatataacaatatataatgggggtttttttagccttttttttttttttttaagggccatacacagagcacatgaaagttcccaggctaggagtcaaattggagctgcagctgccggccgacaccacagccacagcaatgtgggatccaaaccatgtctgcagcctacgccacagctcatggcaacaccagatccttaacccactgagcaaggccaaggatcaaactggcatcctcatggatactagttggattcattctgctgtgccacaacaggagatCCCAAGGAACAGCTTTTTGatctttattagttttattttgttccccATTccctttgggggggggtgctgccccatggcatatggaaattcctgggtcaaggatATAGTGACCCACTACAATGataacgccagatctttaacctgctgcaccactaaAGAAATCCCCTCCCcattcctttgatttatttttaattacatcaGTAATAAACAAGTACATTTTCATTgcagtatatccatacaatataaataaagcaggagttcccatcgtggcgcaacggaaactgaatccaactaggaaccatgaggttatgggcttgcaacctcgctcagtgggttaaggattcgggttgccgtgagctgtggtgtaggtcgtagctgtggctcggatcctgtgttgctgtggctgtggtgtaggctggcagctatagctccgattagacccctagcctgggagcctctatatgccacaggtgtggccctaaaaaacaaaaaaataataataataatttttttaaaaagcaagcttCCACCTTAATTCCTACCCTTCCTCATACTCCCCTCGTCCTCCAGAGGTAACTACCATTGATTGGTTAAATGTGTATTCTTCCTGGCCTCTTTctacatattcatatatgtatataataatatcAGGCATTGCCAGGCACTTAGCTGAAGCAATCTGTTCCTGAAAATAGATGCTTAGTGGAAAAAATGCTATTTGGGAATCTATTTCCCACgtacttaaaaataagaaaaatttaaatgcgATACACATCAAGCCAAAGCTCTAAAACACAGTAAAATGCCTACAAGTACCCATATAAGAAGGAAGGTGCCTTGTTAGGATGTAAAATATCTGCAACATTATTTTCTGATCACCCATTTCATAGGGTGGTTATCGAACACTTGCTTTGTGTGCAATGATGCTAGGACAATACTTAGCACCAGTAACCTCCAGCAGCAGGCTCCTTGATTGACATCTACCATGTTTTTCAAAACATCTACCCCCAGCTCTGCCAGTCCACCAGTTGTACCAGTTGCACCATTGTGATTGGATGTGACTCCAGTCATGACCCaactattttgtttaaaatgttgtattGAGTTTGGGGGACATAAATATAAATGCTTCCTAGTATTAATcacaggggggggggggggggggggggggggggggcggggggggtgggggtaccATAAGCTATTCATAaatcatatgccaaaaaaaaaaaaaaaaaaaaaataaatttaataatcaCAGCAAAAATGTTATATTGAGATATATGCATATCATTAGAATATGGGTATTAACAGCTCATAGGCGTTCTACAGGTAAGCATTACTGCGGAAACATGCTGCAGGATATGCCAAATGTATTTAGCGAGTATTTACTACATGCCAGGCTCttaaatgtatagaaatagaATTGTGATTTCCgtttaacaaaaaaaagttttctaccACTGCTTTTTCCTCTTAACAGTATATTTGAGAGAAGTCTTCATATGGTGCACGTAAATTGTGCCTTTTTGAAACTCTACAGACAATTGCATATAATGGATGGATCATAATTTTTGATCATTTCCCTTTGGATGGGCATTTAGTGGTCCCTAGTTTTTACCATTGTAAGCAATGCTGCCCTAAAAACTCTTGCACTAAAATCAAGCCTTTGAAGTCAAGAAAGTTCTTCCAATTCGTCTCAACCCATTACTCACATAGCCCGGGACAACAGATTGATCTGGCAGACAAAGACTCTTCCTTAGAAGTCAGGAAAAGGGAAGGGCATGAATTGTTACGAGTCACTTTTGCCCTAATGACCATGATTCGGGAGGGTAAGTGCCACCAATCAAATTTCCAGATAAGTCAGGAGAAGTGCCCTTGGTTAACGCCATCAGGACTTGCACCCATTTCTGTGCTACCCTACAGCCTTCCTTTTCTTACCCAAGGGCTTGTGCTCCAAGGATGGAGAGGCCAGTTCTCTGAGGTCCCCTCCCTAACACCAGCTGCTCTGTCTTCCAGGTCCACCTGGCCGGACAGGTAACCGGGGAAAGCCAGGACCGAAGGGCAAAGCCGGGGCCATTGGGCGGGCCGGCCCTCGTGGCCCCAAGGGGGTCAGTGGTGCCCCAGGGAAGCATGGCACGCCAGGCAAGAAGGGGCCCAAGGGCAAGAAGGGGGAGCCAGGCCTCCCAggaccctgcagctgtggcagtggccaTGCCAAGTCGGCCTTCTCCGTGGCAGTGACCAAGAGCTACCCTCGGGAACGGCTGCCCATCAAGTTTGACAAGATCCTGATGAATGAGGGTGGGCATTACAATGCGTCCAGCGGCAAGTTCGTCTGCGGCGTGCCAGGGATCTACTACTTCACCTACGACATCACGCTGGCCAACAAGCACCTGGCCATCGGCCTGGTGCACAACGGCCAGTACCGCATCCGGACCTTCGATGCCAACACGGGCAACCACGACGTGGCCTCGGGCTCCACCATCCTGGCTCTCAAGCAGAGTGATGAGGTCTGGCTGCAGATCTTCTACTCAGAGCAGAATGGGCTCTTCTACGACCCATACTGGACCGACAGCCTCTTCACAGGCTTCCTCATCTACGCCGACCAGGACAGCCCCAATGAGGTGTAGACAGGCCAGTGTTGGATCTGTGGGGAGGGCACCAGCTCCTGGACTTACGCTTCCAGAGCAAGAGCCCTAAACTGTCTGT belongs to Sus scrofa isolate TJ Tabasco breed Duroc chromosome 16, Sscrofa11.1, whole genome shotgun sequence and includes:
- the C1QTNF2 gene encoding complement C1q tumor necrosis factor-related protein 2 isoform X1; the protein is MPGAGAGWAAAAGGWEAEKLRGPRRPWTWLAEGGGGSEVPGSGCRNLQAPALRNPFLSACSRALGLHPAPEPLSGPAPLSGIPCGPKRLEGKDVGWREDPPPWSVGVEVTTMIPWVLLACTLPCAADPLLGAFARRDFQKGSPQLICSLPGPQGPPGPPGAPGPSGMVGRMGFPGRDGQDGQDGDRGNSGEEGPPGRTGNRGKPGPKGKAGAIGRAGPRGPKGVSGAPGKHGTPGKKGPKGKKGEPGLPGPCSCGSGHAKSAFSVAVTKSYPRERLPIKFDKILMNEGGHYNASSGKFVCGVPGIYYFTYDITLANKHLAIGLVHNGQYRIRTFDANTGNHDVASGSTILALKQSDEVWLQIFYSEQNGLFYDPYWTDSLFTGFLIYADQDSPNEV
- the C1QTNF2 gene encoding complement C1q tumor necrosis factor-related protein 2 isoform X2, which produces MPGAGAGWAAAAGGWEAEKLRGPRRPWTWLAEGGGGSEVPGSGCRNLQAPALRNPFLSACSRALGLHPAPEPLSGPAPLSGIPCGPKRLEGKDVGWREDPPPWSVGVEVTTMIPWVLLACTLPCAADPLLGAFARRDFQKGSPQLICSLPGPQGPPGPPGAPGPSGMVGRMGFPGRDGQDGQDGDRGNSGEEGPPGRTVTKSYPRERLPIKFDKILMNEGGHYNASSGKFVCGVPGIYYFTYDITLANKHLAIGLVHNGQYRIRTFDANTGNHDVASGSTILALKQSDEVWLQIFYSEQNGLFYDPYWTDSLFTGFLIYADQDSPNEV
- the C1QTNF2 gene encoding complement C1q tumor necrosis factor-related protein 2 isoform X3: MIPWVLLACTLPCAADPLLGAFARRDFQKGSPQLICSLPGPQGPPGPPGAPGPSGMVGRMGFPGRDGQDGQDGDRGNSGEEGPPGRTGNRGKPGPKGKAGAIGRAGPRGPKGVSGAPGKHGTPGKKGPKGKKGEPGLPGPCSCGSGHAKSAFSVAVTKSYPRERLPIKFDKILMNEGGHYNASSGKFVCGVPGIYYFTYDITLANKHLAIGLVHNGQYRIRTFDANTGNHDVASGSTILALKQSDEVWLQIFYSEQNGLFYDPYWTDSLFTGFLIYADQDSPNEV
- the C1QTNF2 gene encoding complement C1q tumor necrosis factor-related protein 2 precursor (The RefSeq protein has 2 substitutions compared to this genomic sequence), giving the protein MIPWVLLACTLPCAADPLLGAFARRDFQKGSPQLICSLPGPQGPPGPPGAPGPSGMVGRMGFPGRDGQDGQDGDRGNSGEEGPPGRTGNRGKPGPKGKAGAIGRAGPRGPKGVSGAPGKHGTPGKKGPKGKKGEPGLPGPCSCGSGHAKSAFSVAVTKSYPRERLPIKFDKILMNEGGHYNASSGKFVCGVPGIYYFTYDITLANKHLAIGLVHNGQYRIRTFDANTGNHDVASGSTILALKQGDEVWLQIFYSEQNGLFYDPYWTDSLFTGFLIYADQDNPNEV